In Panacibacter ginsenosidivorans, the following proteins share a genomic window:
- the rpoC gene encoding DNA-directed RNA polymerase subunit beta', with protein sequence MAIKKDNRPRSNFSQITIGLASPDSILERSFGEVLKPETINYRTYKPERDGLFCERIFGPVKDYECACGKYKRIRYKGIVCDRCGVEVTEKKVRRERMGHIKLVVPVVHIWYFKSLPNKIGYLLGMSSKKLETIVYYERFAVIQAGIREDKGLKMGDLLSEEEYLDIIDGLPKDNQYLPDEDPQKFIAKMGAEAVHDLLGRLDLDELSFSLRNAAATETSQQRKADALKRLSVVEAFRDASTRITNRPEWMVMQYIPVIPPELRPLVPLDGGRFASSDLNDLYRRVIIRNNRLKRLLEIKAPEVILRNEKRMLQEAIDSLFDNSRKSNAVKAEGGRALKSLSDVLKGKQGRFRQNLLGKRVDYSGRSVIVVGPELKMHECGLPKDMAAELFKPFIIRKLIERGIVKTVKSAKKLVDRKDAVVWDILENILKGHPVMLNRAPTLHRLSIQAFQPKLVEGKAIQLHPLVTTAFNADFDGDQMAVHVPLSNAAVLEAQLLMLSAHNILNPQNGTPITLPSQDMVLGLYYISKGKKSTETERVKGENMTFYSMEEVMIAYNEGRADLHAGIKVKVNVRDAATGNISKKIIDTTVGRVLFNQHVPEKVGFINALLTKKSLREIIGDIIKITNVPTAAKFLDDIKTLGFRMAFRGGLSFNVNDLIIPEIRNELLDQAKVEVDEVWENYNMGLITNNERYNQVIDIWSRVDTRITETLIREMATDKQGFNSVYMMLDSGARGSKQQVKQLAGIRGLMAKPRKSGSTGSEIIENPILSNFKGGLNVLDYFISTHGARKGLADTALKTADAGYLTRRLVDVSQDVVIGEEDCGTLRGIATSALKDNEDVIEPLSDRIEGRTSLHNVYHPVTDELIIEAGLEISADVANYIEEVGIETVEIRSVLTCESKRGVCVRCYGKNLATGTIAQRGDAVGIIAAQSIGEPGTQLTLRTFHVGGVAGSASVESSLTARFDGTIQFDGLRTVTTENIEKEKVQTVIGRTGEVRIMDLKNDRLLITNNIPYGSTLTVKDGQHVKKGDVICTWDPFNNVIISEIAGEVKFENVLEGITYREEADEQTGHRDKVVIETKDKTKIPGLIVEGKENKVYNLPVGTRLIIEENESVKAGQVIAKIPRTMRKSGDITGGLPRVTELFEARNPSNPAVVCEIDGVVTFGNVKRGNREIVVEAKDGVVKKYLVPLTRQILVQDGDFVKAGAPLSDGQIAPADILTIKGPFAVQEYVVNEIQEVYRLQGVRINDKHIEVIVRQMMKKVEIVDAGDTRFLEEDLEDRYEFNEENDRIFDKKVVTDPGESSKFRAGQIVSVREFREENSILRRSDKKLVEVRDAEPATATPVLLGITKASLGVPSWISAASFQETTKVLSSAAIQGKTDDMLGLKENVITGHLIPAGTGQKEFENTIVGNKEEYELLATAREVLNFDDEE encoded by the coding sequence ATGGCCATTAAAAAAGACAACCGTCCAAGATCAAATTTCTCGCAGATTACCATTGGTCTTGCATCTCCCGACAGCATTCTGGAACGCAGTTTTGGCGAAGTTTTAAAGCCTGAAACCATCAATTACAGGACCTACAAACCTGAACGTGATGGATTGTTCTGCGAAAGGATCTTCGGACCAGTAAAGGATTACGAATGTGCCTGCGGTAAATACAAGCGTATCCGATATAAGGGTATTGTTTGTGACAGGTGTGGTGTGGAAGTTACTGAAAAGAAAGTGCGCAGGGAACGTATGGGTCACATTAAACTGGTGGTTCCGGTGGTGCATATCTGGTATTTCAAAAGTTTGCCAAATAAGATTGGTTACCTTTTGGGTATGAGCTCTAAGAAATTAGAGACCATTGTGTATTATGAAAGATTTGCGGTAATACAGGCTGGTATCCGTGAAGATAAAGGTCTTAAAATGGGTGATCTTCTTTCTGAAGAAGAATACCTTGATATTATAGATGGTTTGCCAAAAGATAATCAGTATCTGCCAGATGAAGACCCGCAGAAATTCATCGCTAAAATGGGTGCTGAAGCAGTGCATGATCTGTTGGGCAGACTTGATCTTGATGAATTAAGCTTTTCATTGCGTAATGCGGCAGCTACAGAAACTTCACAACAGCGTAAGGCAGATGCTTTAAAACGTTTGAGTGTGGTAGAAGCTTTCCGTGATGCAAGTACAAGAATTACCAATCGTCCTGAATGGATGGTAATGCAATATATTCCTGTAATTCCACCTGAATTGCGCCCGTTGGTGCCATTGGATGGTGGTCGTTTTGCTTCCTCTGACCTTAATGATCTTTATCGCCGTGTTATTATCCGTAATAACCGTTTGAAAAGGTTGTTAGAGATCAAAGCGCCTGAAGTGATCCTGCGTAACGAAAAACGTATGTTGCAGGAAGCCATTGACAGTTTGTTTGATAACAGCCGTAAATCAAATGCAGTTAAAGCTGAAGGTGGACGTGCGTTGAAATCCTTATCAGATGTACTGAAAGGTAAACAAGGACGTTTCCGTCAGAACTTATTGGGTAAACGTGTTGACTATTCTGGCCGTTCTGTAATCGTCGTAGGTCCTGAACTCAAGATGCATGAGTGCGGATTACCAAAAGATATGGCTGCTGAATTGTTTAAGCCATTTATCATTCGCAAATTGATTGAAAGAGGTATCGTAAAAACAGTAAAGTCTGCCAAGAAATTAGTTGACAGAAAAGATGCTGTGGTTTGGGATATCCTTGAAAATATATTGAAGGGTCACCCGGTTATGCTTAACCGAGCTCCAACACTTCACCGTCTGTCTATCCAGGCATTCCAGCCAAAACTGGTAGAAGGTAAAGCGATACAATTACACCCGTTGGTAACTACAGCGTTCAATGCTGACTTTGATGGTGACCAGATGGCGGTACACGTTCCATTAAGCAATGCTGCCGTATTGGAAGCCCAGTTATTGATGCTCTCTGCACACAACATTTTGAACCCACAGAATGGTACGCCAATCACACTTCCTTCACAGGACATGGTATTGGGTCTGTATTATATTTCCAAAGGCAAAAAATCTACTGAAACTGAGAGAGTAAAAGGTGAGAATATGACCTTTTACAGCATGGAAGAAGTGATGATCGCTTACAATGAAGGACGAGCAGATCTACACGCGGGCATTAAGGTTAAAGTAAATGTTCGTGATGCTGCAACCGGAAATATTTCTAAAAAAATTATTGATACCACTGTAGGCCGCGTACTATTTAACCAGCATGTACCTGAAAAAGTTGGTTTCATCAACGCTTTATTAACTAAGAAAAGCTTACGTGAAATCATTGGTGATATCATTAAAATAACCAATGTACCTACAGCTGCAAAATTCCTGGATGATATTAAGACATTAGGTTTCCGCATGGCGTTCAGGGGTGGGTTATCATTTAACGTTAATGACCTTATTATACCTGAGATCAGGAATGAATTATTAGACCAGGCTAAAGTTGAAGTGGATGAAGTGTGGGAAAATTATAACATGGGCCTTATTACCAATAACGAACGTTATAACCAGGTAATTGATATATGGAGCCGTGTTGATACAAGGATCACTGAAACATTGATCCGTGAAATGGCAACAGATAAACAAGGTTTCAACTCTGTTTACATGATGCTTGATTCAGGTGCCCGTGGTTCTAAACAACAGGTTAAACAGTTAGCTGGTATCAGGGGATTGATGGCAAAACCAAGAAAATCCGGCTCTACAGGATCCGAGATCATTGAAAACCCGATCCTTTCCAACTTTAAAGGAGGCCTGAACGTATTGGATTACTTTATCTCTACGCATGGTGCCCGTAAAGGTCTTGCCGATACTGCCTTGAAAACAGCAGATGCCGGTTACTTAACCCGTCGTCTTGTTGACGTATCTCAGGATGTGGTAATTGGTGAAGAAGATTGTGGTACACTTCGTGGTATTGCAACAAGTGCCTTAAAGGATAATGAAGATGTAATCGAACCACTATCAGATAGGATTGAAGGACGTACATCATTGCACAATGTTTATCACCCTGTAACAGATGAACTGATCATTGAAGCGGGTCTTGAAATATCTGCAGATGTAGCTAATTATATTGAAGAAGTAGGTATTGAAACTGTTGAGATACGTTCTGTACTTACCTGCGAATCTAAGCGTGGTGTTTGTGTAAGGTGTTATGGTAAGAACCTGGCTACAGGTACAATTGCTCAGCGAGGTGATGCTGTAGGCATCATTGCTGCGCAGTCAATTGGTGAGCCGGGTACACAGCTTACATTACGTACCTTCCACGTGGGTGGTGTTGCGGGATCAGCATCAGTAGAATCTTCATTAACTGCAAGATTCGATGGTACTATCCAGTTTGATGGCCTGCGTACAGTTACTACAGAAAATATAGAGAAAGAAAAAGTGCAGACTGTAATTGGTCGTACTGGTGAAGTAAGGATCATGGATCTGAAAAATGATCGTCTTCTTATCACTAATAATATTCCTTATGGTTCTACGCTTACCGTAAAAGATGGTCAGCATGTAAAGAAAGGTGATGTGATCTGTACATGGGATCCATTCAATAATGTAATCATCTCTGAAATTGCGGGTGAAGTTAAATTTGAAAATGTGTTGGAAGGAATCACCTATCGTGAAGAAGCTGATGAGCAAACAGGTCACCGTGATAAAGTGGTTATTGAAACAAAAGATAAAACTAAAATACCAGGCCTTATTGTAGAAGGTAAGGAAAATAAAGTTTACAACTTACCTGTTGGTACTCGTTTGATCATTGAAGAAAATGAATCAGTAAAAGCCGGACAGGTAATTGCGAAGATTCCAAGAACAATGCGTAAGAGCGGGGATATCACAGGGGGTCTTCCTCGTGTAACTGAGTTGTTCGAAGCTCGTAACCCAAGCAATCCTGCTGTTGTTTGCGAGATCGACGGCGTGGTAACTTTTGGTAACGTTAAACGTGGTAACCGCGAAATAGTAGTAGAAGCAAAAGATGGTGTGGTTAAAAAATATCTTGTACCATTAACTCGCCAGATTCTTGTGCAGGATGGTGACTTCGTAAAAGCTGGAGCTCCATTGTCTGACGGACAAATTGCTCCTGCTGATATCTTAACGATCAAAGGACCATTTGCAGTTCAGGAATATGTGGTAAATGAAATTCAGGAAGTATACCGTTTACAAGGTGTGCGTATCAATGATAAACACATTGAAGTGATCGTTCGCCAGATGATGAAGAAGGTTGAAATTGTTGATGCTGGTGATACACGCTTCCTTGAAGAAGATCTCGAAGACCGTTACGAATTCAATGAAGAGAATGACCGCATCTTTGATAAGAAAGTTGTAACTGATCCGGGTGAAAGTTCAAAATTCAGGGCTGGACAAATCGTTTCTGTTCGTGAATTCAGGGAAGAAAACTCTATCCTTCGCCGTTCAGATAAAAAGCTTGTTGAAGTACGCGACGCAGAACCTGCTACTGCTACACCGGTATTGCTTGGTATCACCAAAGCATCACTGGGCGTACCAAGCTGGATCTCTGCAGCATCCTTCCAGGAAACAACAAAAGTGTTGAGTTCTGCGGCTATACAGGGTAAGACAGATGATATGCTCGGATTGAAAGAGAATGTTATCACCGGTCACCTGATACCTGCAGGTACAGGCCAGAAAGAGTTCGAGAACACTATTGTTGGTAACAAGGAAGAATACGAATTACTGGCAACTGCACGTGAAGTATTGAACTTTGATGATGAAGAATAA
- a CDS encoding OmpH family outer membrane protein, producing the protein MNKFLLGLNLVLVIAVGVLYYMYFDYTRSDIHDRQHAQAAAANTFKIAYFELDSLQTNYEYYKEVKDYLTKKDSDYGQQLNAIRNRYQNKLKEYQDKGPTLSQSQQSDYEQQLMKLQNDYQTTEANINSEMQAEMLEKLQGVKMKIQDFLKAYCANKGYAYVFASSKDDDIYYKDTIRNITDSIIIGLNEQYKASKTK; encoded by the coding sequence ATGAATAAGTTTTTACTCGGTTTAAATCTGGTTCTTGTTATTGCTGTTGGAGTGTTGTACTACATGTATTTTGATTATACAAGAAGTGACATTCATGACAGGCAACATGCGCAGGCTGCTGCTGCAAACACATTCAAGATCGCTTATTTTGAACTGGACTCTTTGCAAACAAACTACGAATACTACAAAGAGGTGAAGGATTATCTTACCAAAAAAGATTCGGATTATGGTCAGCAATTGAATGCTATTAGAAACAGGTATCAAAATAAACTGAAAGAATATCAGGATAAGGGCCCCACGCTTTCTCAAAGTCAGCAGAGCGATTATGAACAACAACTGATGAAACTTCAGAACGATTATCAAACCACCGAAGCAAACATCAATTCTGAAATGCAGGCAGAGATGCTGGAAAAACTGCAAGGGGTAAAAATGAAGATCCAGGATTTTCTCAAAGCATACTGCGCCAATAAAGGCTATGCATATGTATTTGCATCAAGTAAAGATGATGATATTTATTATAAGGATACCATCAGGAACATTACCGACAGTATCATAATCGGTCTAAACGAGCAATACAAAGCATCAAAGACCAAATAA